Proteins encoded by one window of Labrus bergylta chromosome 2, fLabBer1.1, whole genome shotgun sequence:
- the ptgs1 gene encoding prostaglandin G/H synthase 1: protein MHRGIMKEFGLFSIWLFIHLLLVHSSSCAGEPSVVNPCCYYPCQNSGVCVRFGTDGYECDCIRTGFHGDNCTVPEFWTRVHLLLKPSPAAVHYILTHFQFFWDIINNTFLRDTLMRLVLTVRSHLIPSPPTYNTKYGYLSWESYYNISYYTRLLPPVPEDCPLPMGTKGKSVLPDTKVLAERFFRRNKFRPDPQGTNLMFAFMAQHFTHQFFKTNHKVPGGFTKALGHGVDAGNIYGDNLARQLQLRLHKDGKLKYQLVKGEMYPPRVSEVPVHMVYPEAVTPEQRLAIGQEVFGILPGLTMYATVWLREHNRVCDILKTEHPTWDDEQLFQTTRLIIIGETINIIIEEYVQQLSGYLLKMKFDPTLLFNARFQYSNRISLEFCHLYHWHPLMPDSFIIDGEEIPYSQFIYNTSLLTHYGVEKLVDAFSRQPAGQIGGGKNSHEVVLKVAEMVIRESRAARVQPFNEYRKRFNLKPYTSFYELTGETEMARGLEELYGDIDALELYTGVLLEKTRSDGIFGESMVEMGAPFSLKGLMGNPICSPEYWKSSTFGGETGFNIVKTATLKKLVCLNTKWCPYVDFHVPRNEEEAKPRKPSTEL, encoded by the exons ATGCATCGTGGAATCATGAAAG AGTTTGGCCTCTTTTCTATCTGGCTGTTCATCCACCTGTTGCTGGTCCATAGCTCCTCCTGTGCTGGTGAGCCAAGTGTTG TGAATCCTTGCTGCTACTACCCGTGTCAGAACTCAGGAGTTTGTGTGAGGTTTGGTACAGACGGCTATGAATGTGACTGCATTCGCACTGGTTTCCATGGAGACAACTGCACTGTTC CTGAGTTCTGGACCAGAGTTCATCTCTTGCTGAAACCCAGTCCTGCGGCCGTTCACTACATCCTCACACACTTCCAATTTTTCTGGGACATCATCAACAACACTTTCTTGAGAGACACATTGATGAGATTAGTGCTGACAG TTAGAAGCCACCTTATCCCAAGCCCTCCAACCTACAATACGAAGTATGGATACCTTAGCTGGGAGTCCTACTACAACATCTCGTACTACACCCGGCTGCTCCCACCTGTACCTGAAGATTGCCCTCTACCAATGGGAACTAAAG GTAAATCTGTTCTTCCTGATACCAAAGTTTTGGCTGAGAGGTTTTTCAGGAGAAATAAATTTAGGCCAGACCCTCAGGGGACAAACCTGATGTTTGCCTTCATGGCCCAACATTTCACCCACCAATTTTTCAAGACAAACCATAAGGTTCCTGGGGGCTTCACCAAGGCTTTAGGACATGGG GTAGATGCCGGTAATATCTATGGCGATAACCTCGCGCGACAGCTTCAACTCCGCCTTCATAAAGATGGAAAGCTAAAATATCAG TTAGTAAAAGGTGAGATGTACCCTCCTAGAGTCTCTGAGGTCCCTGTGCACATGGTGTATCCTGAAGCTGTCACTCCTGAGCAGCGTCTTGCCATTGGTCAGGAGGTGTTTGGCATCCTGCCAGGCCTCACCATGTACGCTACAGTATGGCTGAGGGAGCATAACAGAGTCTGTGACATCCTGAAGACAGAGCATCCCACCTGGGATGATGAGCAGCTCTTCCAGACCACCAGACTCATCATCATTG gAGAGACAATAAACATCATAATCGAAGAGTATGTGCAGCAGCTGAGTGGTTACCTGCTGAAGATGAAGTTTGATCCTACCCTGCTCTTCAACGCACGTTTCCAGTACAGCAACCGCATCTCTTTAGAGTTCTGTCACCTCTACCACTGGCACCCGCTGATGCCTGACAGCTTCATCATTGACGGAGAAGAAATCCCATACTCCCAGTTTATTTATAATACCTCCCTCCTCACGCACTACGGGGTGGAGAAACTGGTGGACGCTTTCTCTCGTCAGCCTGCAGGACAG atcGGTGGAGGAAAAAACTCTCATGAAGTTGTTCTCAAAGTGGCAGAAATGGTCATCAGAGAGTCCAGAGCAGCCCGTGTGCAGCCCTTTAATGAATACAGAAAGAGGTTTAACTTAAAGCCATACACCTCTTTTTATGAACTTACTG GTGAGACAGAAATGGCCAGAGGTTTGGAGGAATTGTACGGTGACATAGATGCTTTAGAGCTTTACACTGGCGTCCTATTGGAGAAAACTCGTTCTGACGGCATATTTGGTGAGAGTATGGTAGAGATGGGTGCTCCCTTCTCTTTGAAGGGCCTGATGGGAAATCCAATCTGCTCCCCTGAGTACTGGAAGTCCAGCACCTTTGGAGGAGAGACGGGCTTCAATATCGTGAAAACGGCTACTTTGAAGAAACTGGTGTGCCTCAATACCAAGTGGTGTCCGTATGTGGACTTCCATGTGCCAAGAAATGAGGAGGAAGCAAAACCAAGAAAACCATCCACTGAACTTTAA
- the LOC109991657 gene encoding acyl-coenzyme A thioesterase 1-like — MSSQVRLRLLPNSRCLFDDPIQLKVAGLRSRQVVTLRARSTDEKGVVFSSAATYRADGDGEIDLDRDHSLSGSYTGVEPMGLLWSMKADTLHKRFQKTKSMNPHVVKFSVHEETGRMLAEETNERLLIGDGVSRIPVKEGNIRGVLFTPPGPGPFPAVLDLYTFGGGLSEKRSSLLANRGFVALTVALYGHDDMPRQIEEVHLDYFEEAVEFLRKHDKVGGKGVGVISLSKSGDLALSVASYLSGVAATVWINGCSANTIFPIYYKKSQLLPPLLFDMSKLVVHESGASIIKYGVHDPQAEENKATQVPIEKAKGRFLFVASEDDLNWDSKTYMDMMAKRLKHHGKDNFECVSYPGAGHYLEPPYGPYCPSAFHGVVGRVVLWGGEPRPHAAAEVHMWMKIQEFFRANLSCDAAHTEAKL, encoded by the exons ATGTCCTCTCAGGTCAGACTGAGGCTGCTGCCGAATTCCCGGTGTTTGTTTGATGACCCCATTCAGTTGAAGGTGGCCGGCCTCAGATCAAGACAGGTGGTCACCTTGAGAGCCAGATCCACTGACGAGAAGGGAGTGGTCTTCAGCTCTGCAGCCACCTACAGAGCTGACGGAGACGGGGAGATTGACCTGGATAGAGACCACTCACTCAGCGGGAGCTACACTGGGGTTGAACCCATGGGTTTGCTGTGGTCCATGAAAGCAGACACGTTGCACAAAAgatttcaaaaaacaaaatcaatgaacCCGCATGTGGTTAAGTTTTCTGTGCATGAGGAGACGGGCAGGATGCTAGCAGAGGAGACTAATGAGAGACTTCTGATTGGAGATGGGGTCAGCAGGATCCCTGTTAAAGAGGGGAATATTCGGGGAGTCCTGTTTACTCCCCCAG GACCAGGCCCTTTCCCTGCTGTGTTGGATCTGTACACTTTTGGTGGAGGTTTGTCCGAGAAGAGATCCTCTCTGCTGGCCAACCGAGGATTTGTTGCTCTGACTGTAGCGCTGTACGGCCATGACGACATGCCGAGGCAAATCGAAGAGGTCCATCTGGATTATTTTGAAGAAGCAGTCGAGtttttaaggaaacatgataaG GTGGGCGGTAAAGGAGTTGGTGTGATATCCCTTTCAAAGAGTGGAGACCTTGCCCTTTCAGTAGCTTCTTACCTGTCTGGTGTTGCAGCCACAGTGTGGATCAATGGCTGCTCTGCCAATACAATTTTTCCTATCTACTATAAGAAGAGCCAACTCCTCCCTCCGCTGCTATTTGACATGAGCAAGCTAGTTGTCCACGAGTCAGGAGCCAGCATTATCAAGTATGGAGTTCATGATCCCCAGGCAGAGGAGAACAAGGCCACCCAGGTCCCCATTGAAAAAGCAAAGGGACGTTTTCTCTTTGTGGCTTCAGAGGACGACTTGAACTGGGACAGTAAGACTTACATGGACATGATGGCGAAGAGACTGAAGCATCATGGGAAGGACAACTTTGAGTGCGTGAGTTACCCTGGAGCAGGACATTACCTGGAGCCACCTTATGGACCTTACTGCCCCTCTGCCTTTCATGGGGTTGTGGGAAGAGTGGTCCTGTGGGGGGGTGAGCCCAGGCCCCACGCGGCAGCAGAAGTCCACATGTGGATGAAGATCCAGGAGTTCTTCAGAGCTAATCTGAGCTGTGATGCTGCACACACTGAAGCCAAGTTATAG